A single region of the Arsenicicoccus dermatophilus genome encodes:
- a CDS encoding ABC transporter substrate-binding protein, with protein sequence MNPRPVVLAGALALALVSGACGAPAPRGGAGGATAGATVEVTNCGESVRFPTPAKRVFVNDGNMIAMALAVGAQDQLVAVTSLQKDTPVLEQVYGDAARHLPDTGADYPTLEGVLAKRPDVMVAGFNYGYSESRNLMPDLLRSKGVAAYVLSESCRQKAGEKARGTMDPWSALRADLTNLGAITGHRDQARRVTDDLDARLAALRAAPQATRRPVVLLFDSAKGAVFTSGRYGGPQGIIDAAGAANLAADVADTWTTVSWEKVATAKPDFIAFVHYGQQTMADKIAQLEANPATRDLPAVQEKRYLNLPYAAWTSSPLNVDAAENLRKALEEASLLPASQITPRHDLHTG encoded by the coding sequence ATGAACCCACGCCCCGTCGTCCTTGCCGGCGCCCTCGCCCTCGCCCTCGTCTCCGGCGCCTGTGGCGCCCCCGCCCCGCGCGGTGGCGCCGGCGGTGCCACGGCCGGCGCCACCGTGGAGGTGACGAACTGTGGTGAGAGCGTGCGCTTCCCGACTCCCGCGAAGAGAGTCTTCGTCAACGACGGCAACATGATCGCGATGGCGCTCGCCGTGGGCGCGCAGGACCAGCTGGTGGCCGTGACCAGCCTCCAGAAGGACACCCCCGTCCTGGAGCAGGTCTACGGCGACGCCGCGCGGCACCTGCCCGACACCGGCGCGGACTACCCGACGCTGGAGGGGGTCCTCGCCAAGCGTCCGGACGTGATGGTCGCGGGGTTCAACTACGGCTACAGCGAGTCGCGCAACCTCATGCCGGACCTGCTGCGGAGCAAGGGAGTCGCGGCCTACGTGCTGTCGGAGAGCTGCCGGCAGAAGGCCGGGGAGAAGGCGCGCGGCACGATGGACCCCTGGTCCGCGCTGCGGGCCGACCTGACCAACCTGGGTGCCATCACCGGTCATCGGGACCAGGCTCGCCGGGTCACCGACGACCTCGACGCCCGGCTGGCCGCCCTGCGCGCGGCACCGCAGGCGACGCGGCGGCCCGTCGTGCTCCTCTTCGACAGCGCCAAGGGCGCGGTCTTCACCAGCGGACGGTATGGCGGCCCCCAGGGCATCATCGACGCGGCCGGCGCGGCGAACCTCGCCGCGGACGTGGCGGACACGTGGACCACCGTCTCGTGGGAGAAGGTGGCGACGGCTAAGCCCGACTTCATCGCCTTCGTGCACTACGGGCAGCAGACGATGGCGGACAAGATCGCCCAGCTGGAGGCCAACCCCGCCACCCGAGACCTGCCCGCCGTCCAGGAGAAGCGCTACCTGAACCTGCCCTACGCGGCGTGGACGAGCAGCCCGCTGAACGTCGACGCGGCCGAGAACCTCCGCAAGGCCCTGGAGGAGGCGTCCCTGCTGCCTGCCTCCCAGATCACGCCCCGGCACGACCTGCACACGGGCTGA
- a CDS encoding methylmalonyl-CoA mutase family protein: MSGAAPDTETVVPPEIGLAEGFEVLDRAAWAAMAADVLNKRRPPDRRLTGEQAEVRLRTTTLSGIAIDALYTRPQEARPLGRPGVMPFVRGSSVRSGAVDAWQVRQWHDDPDLARGHRAVLTDLERGATALWLQLGADAIAIDDLGSMLDGVLLDLAPVCVSSHDDQIGAARALMALWARAGLEGFTVQGALGVDRLGAVALGQGAPPRTEVLRLVRDCLGSYPSVRSLTVDATIHHEAGGGEVEELACAVATGVAYLRGLEEFGVSVTQTFSQIEFRVAATADQFLTIAKLRALRRMWARVGEVSGVPDVQRGARQHAVTTRRMLTRDDPWVNILRTTTACFGAAVGGAEAITVLPYDTIHGLPVESSRRIARNTQVLLAEESNLGRVTDPAGGGWYVEALTDALCERAWAWFQLLDADGGMEAALRDGRVVDRIAEVRDERDRRLATRRLPLTGVSMFPAATETPVDREPRVVLAPATTPILPPTRDAEVFERLRDRATAAAAQGSPATVLLACLGTRRDFGPRETFTSNLLHVAGIDTPLCEGGTPEQVAARLREVGAQVAVLCSSAGVYADQGVAVAEALRAAGVREVLIAGRRTELGPEAPPGAVDGELFDGMDVVTFLSTLLDTLGAPA; the protein is encoded by the coding sequence ATGAGCGGCGCCGCACCGGACACGGAGACGGTCGTCCCGCCCGAGATCGGGCTCGCCGAGGGCTTCGAGGTCCTCGACCGGGCGGCCTGGGCAGCGATGGCGGCCGACGTCCTGAACAAGCGCCGTCCGCCGGACCGCCGGCTGACCGGCGAGCAGGCCGAGGTGAGGCTGCGCACCACCACCCTCAGCGGGATCGCCATCGACGCGCTCTACACCCGGCCGCAGGAGGCGCGGCCCCTCGGCCGACCGGGGGTGATGCCCTTCGTGCGAGGGTCCTCGGTGCGCAGCGGCGCCGTCGACGCCTGGCAGGTGCGCCAGTGGCACGACGACCCCGATCTCGCGCGGGGGCATCGAGCCGTGCTGACCGACCTGGAGCGCGGCGCGACCGCGCTGTGGCTGCAGCTCGGGGCCGACGCGATCGCCATCGACGACCTGGGATCGATGCTCGACGGTGTCCTGCTCGACCTGGCACCCGTCTGCGTCAGCAGCCACGACGACCAGATCGGCGCCGCCCGCGCCCTGATGGCGCTCTGGGCGCGGGCCGGGCTCGAGGGCTTCACCGTGCAGGGAGCCCTGGGGGTCGACCGGCTCGGTGCCGTCGCGCTCGGGCAGGGCGCCCCGCCGCGCACCGAGGTGCTCCGGCTCGTGCGTGACTGCCTCGGGAGCTATCCCTCCGTCCGCTCCCTCACCGTGGACGCGACGATCCACCACGAGGCCGGTGGCGGGGAGGTCGAGGAGCTGGCCTGCGCGGTCGCGACCGGGGTGGCCTACCTGCGCGGGCTGGAGGAGTTCGGGGTCTCGGTGACGCAGACCTTCTCCCAGATCGAGTTCCGGGTGGCGGCGACGGCGGACCAGTTCCTGACCATCGCCAAGCTGCGCGCCCTGCGGCGGATGTGGGCCCGGGTCGGCGAGGTGAGCGGCGTCCCCGACGTCCAGCGGGGAGCGCGCCAGCACGCCGTCACGACCCGGCGGATGCTCACGCGGGACGACCCCTGGGTCAACATCCTGCGCACCACGACCGCCTGCTTCGGTGCGGCGGTCGGCGGTGCCGAGGCGATCACCGTGCTGCCCTACGACACGATCCACGGGCTCCCGGTCGAGTCCTCGCGTCGCATCGCGCGCAACACCCAGGTCCTCCTGGCGGAGGAGTCCAACCTGGGCCGGGTCACCGATCCGGCCGGGGGCGGATGGTATGTCGAGGCGCTCACCGACGCCCTCTGCGAACGGGCCTGGGCGTGGTTCCAGCTGCTCGACGCCGACGGCGGCATGGAGGCCGCGCTGCGTGACGGTCGGGTCGTCGACCGGATCGCCGAGGTGCGCGACGAGCGCGACCGGCGTCTGGCCACCCGCAGGCTGCCGCTCACCGGGGTCAGCATGTTCCCCGCCGCGACCGAGACGCCGGTCGACCGGGAGCCCCGGGTGGTCCTCGCACCGGCCACCACCCCGATCCTGCCGCCCACCCGCGACGCCGAGGTCTTCGAGCGGCTGCGGGACCGGGCGACGGCCGCGGCCGCGCAGGGATCGCCCGCCACGGTCCTGCTCGCCTGCCTGGGCACCCGTCGCGACTTCGGACCCCGCGAGACCTTCACCAGCAACCTCCTGCACGTGGCGGGCATCGACACCCCGCTGTGCGAGGGGGGAACGCCGGAGCAGGTCGCGGCGCGCCTGCGAGAGGTCGGGGCGCAGGTCGCGGTCCTGTGCTCCTCCGCGGGCGTCTACGCCGACCAGGGCGTCGCGGTCGCCGAGGCCCTGCGTGCCGCCGGCGTCCGTGAGGTGCTGATCGCCGGCCGACGCACCGAGCTCGGCCCCGAGGCGCCACCAGGCGCCGTCGACGGCGAGCTCTTCGACGGCATGGACGTCGTCACCTTCCTGTCCACCCTCCTCGACACCCTGGGGGCCCCGGCATGA
- the scpA gene encoding methylmalonyl-CoA mutase, with amino-acid sequence MSTIPSFSAVPLGDGAPPPGSTEQWERLVAMTGGCSHGWQTPEHILVPPLYTEEDLVGLDFLDTTPGAPPFLRGPYATMYASQPWTVRQYAGFSTAEESNAFYRRNLAAGQKGLSVAFDLATHRGYDSDHPRVEGDVGMAGVAIDSIYDMRQLFDGIPLDRMSVSMTMNGAVLPVLALYVVAAEEQGVRPEQLSGTIQNDILKEFMVRNTYIYPPAPSMRIISDIFAFTSEHMPRFNSISISGYHMQEAGATADIEMAYTLADGVEYLRAGEAVGLDVDRFAPRLSFFWAIGMNFFMEVAKMRAARLLWARLVRDFDPKNPKSMSLRTHSQTSGWSLTAQDVYNNVVRTCVEAMGATQGHTQSLHTNALDEAIALPTDFSARIARNTQLFLQQESGTCRVIDPWAGSAYVEKLTHDLARRAWGLIQEVEDAGGMAKAIEAGIPKMRIEEAAARTQARIDSGRQPVIGVNKYLVDGDEGIEVLKVDNASVRTSQLAKLDRLRAERDEEACRAALDRLTWVAEHPGESGNLLGASIDAARAMATVGEISAALERVFGRYTAAIRTISGVYSSETGGSAAMAEAHDLVSEFEKAEGRRPRILVAKMGQDGHDRGQKVISTAFADLGFDVDVGPLFQTPAEVARQAVDADVHVVGVSSLAAGHLTLVPALRAELDAMGRQDLMIVVGGVIPAQDFDELREKGADAIYPPGTVIPRAACGLLRQLLEHHHGITVPERPEATPDA; translated from the coding sequence ATGAGCACGATCCCGTCCTTCTCCGCCGTGCCGCTCGGCGACGGCGCGCCTCCGCCCGGCTCCACCGAGCAGTGGGAGCGGCTGGTCGCCATGACCGGGGGCTGCTCCCACGGGTGGCAGACCCCCGAGCACATCCTGGTCCCTCCGCTCTACACGGAGGAGGACCTGGTCGGCCTGGACTTCCTCGACACCACTCCGGGGGCCCCGCCCTTCCTGCGCGGCCCCTACGCCACGATGTACGCCAGCCAGCCGTGGACCGTCCGGCAGTACGCCGGGTTCTCCACCGCGGAGGAGTCCAACGCGTTCTACCGCCGCAACCTCGCGGCCGGGCAGAAGGGCCTTTCCGTGGCCTTCGACCTGGCCACGCACCGCGGCTACGACTCCGACCACCCCCGGGTGGAGGGCGACGTGGGTATGGCGGGCGTCGCGATCGACTCGATCTACGACATGCGGCAGCTCTTCGACGGCATACCGCTGGACCGGATGAGCGTCTCGATGACCATGAACGGCGCCGTGCTGCCGGTGCTGGCGCTGTACGTCGTCGCCGCCGAGGAGCAGGGGGTGCGGCCGGAGCAGCTGTCGGGGACCATCCAGAACGACATCCTCAAGGAGTTCATGGTCCGCAACACGTACATCTACCCGCCGGCGCCGTCGATGCGGATCATCTCCGACATCTTCGCCTTCACCTCCGAGCACATGCCGCGGTTCAACTCGATCTCCATCTCCGGCTACCACATGCAGGAGGCGGGGGCCACGGCCGACATCGAGATGGCGTACACGCTGGCCGACGGGGTGGAGTACCTGCGCGCCGGCGAGGCCGTCGGTCTGGACGTCGACCGGTTCGCGCCGCGGCTGTCGTTCTTCTGGGCGATCGGGATGAACTTCTTCATGGAGGTCGCCAAGATGCGCGCGGCCCGGCTCCTGTGGGCCCGCCTCGTGCGTGACTTCGACCCCAAGAACCCCAAGTCGATGTCCCTGCGGACGCACTCGCAGACGTCGGGCTGGTCGCTCACGGCGCAGGACGTCTACAACAACGTCGTGCGCACCTGCGTGGAGGCGATGGGCGCGACGCAGGGACACACCCAGTCGCTGCACACGAACGCCCTCGACGAGGCGATCGCGCTGCCGACCGACTTCTCCGCCCGCATCGCCCGCAACACCCAGCTGTTCCTGCAGCAGGAGTCCGGGACCTGCCGGGTGATCGACCCCTGGGCCGGGTCGGCGTACGTCGAGAAGCTCACCCACGACCTGGCCCGGCGTGCCTGGGGGCTGATCCAGGAGGTCGAGGACGCGGGCGGTATGGCGAAGGCCATCGAGGCCGGCATCCCCAAGATGCGCATCGAGGAGGCCGCGGCCCGCACGCAGGCCCGGATCGACTCCGGCCGCCAACCGGTCATCGGGGTCAACAAGTACCTCGTGGACGGGGACGAGGGCATCGAGGTGCTCAAGGTCGACAACGCCTCCGTGCGCACCAGTCAGCTCGCCAAGCTCGATCGGCTGCGCGCCGAGCGGGATGAGGAGGCCTGCCGGGCCGCCCTCGACCGGCTGACCTGGGTCGCCGAGCACCCGGGCGAGAGCGGCAACCTGCTGGGCGCGTCGATCGACGCCGCCCGAGCCATGGCGACCGTGGGGGAGATCTCCGCTGCCCTGGAGCGGGTCTTCGGCCGCTACACCGCGGCGATCCGCACGATCTCGGGGGTCTACAGCAGCGAGACGGGAGGCTCGGCGGCCATGGCGGAGGCGCACGACCTGGTGAGCGAGTTCGAGAAGGCCGAGGGACGACGGCCCCGCATCCTCGTGGCCAAGATGGGCCAGGACGGCCACGACCGTGGCCAGAAGGTCATCTCGACGGCCTTCGCGGACCTGGGCTTCGACGTCGACGTGGGCCCGCTCTTCCAGACCCCCGCCGAGGTGGCCCGGCAGGCCGTGGACGCGGACGTGCACGTGGTCGGGGTCTCCTCGCTCGCCGCTGGGCACCTGACCCTGGTGCCCGCCCTGCGGGCGGAGCTCGACGCGATGGGACGCCAGGACCTGATGATCGTCGTCGGCGGGGTCATCCCGGCGCAGGACTTCGACGAGCTGCGGGAGAAGGGCGCCGACGCGATCTATCCGCCCGGGACGGTGATCCCGCGGGCCGCGTGCGGTCTGCTGCGGCAGCTCCTGGAGCACCACCACGGCATCACCGTGCCGGAGCGGCCGGAGGCCACCCCGGATGCATGA
- the meaB gene encoding methylmalonyl Co-A mutase-associated GTPase MeaB, with protein sequence MHEALSVDRLVEGVRARDRSVVARALTLVESARADHRELARDLLRELAPGAGRARRVGISGVPGVGKSTFTDALGTRLVERGHRVGVLAVDPSSSRTGGSILGDRTRMAALAASDDAYIRPAPSGGHLGGVARATRESMVVLEAAGFDVVVVETVGVGQSEVAVSGMVDTFLFLALARSGDQLQGIKRGILELADVIAVNKADGEHAGEARVTARELAVAMRLMFGPDEGRPQVLTCSALTGDGLDEVWQAVVDHGDRLRSAGTLEERRRRQQVDWLRAVVQDELQLVLSGPGHAGRATRAAEQDVECGTLTVPEAMERVLAALAGDLTERARGPAPG encoded by the coding sequence ATGCATGAGGCCCTCTCCGTGGACCGGCTCGTCGAGGGGGTGCGCGCCCGGGACCGCTCCGTGGTCGCCCGCGCGCTCACCCTCGTCGAGTCCGCGCGAGCAGATCACCGCGAGCTCGCGCGGGACCTGCTGCGGGAGCTCGCTCCTGGGGCGGGTCGTGCGCGGCGGGTGGGGATCTCCGGGGTCCCGGGGGTGGGCAAGTCGACCTTCACCGACGCCTTGGGGACCAGGCTCGTCGAGCGCGGTCATCGGGTCGGGGTGCTGGCCGTCGACCCGTCGAGCTCGCGGACCGGCGGATCGATCCTCGGGGACCGGACCCGGATGGCGGCCCTCGCCGCCAGCGACGACGCCTACATCCGTCCCGCCCCGTCGGGCGGGCACCTGGGAGGTGTGGCCCGCGCGACACGGGAGTCGATGGTGGTGCTGGAGGCGGCCGGGTTCGACGTCGTCGTCGTCGAGACCGTGGGCGTGGGCCAGTCCGAGGTGGCGGTGTCCGGCATGGTCGACACCTTCCTCTTCCTGGCGCTGGCCCGCTCCGGCGACCAGCTCCAGGGCATCAAGAGGGGGATCCTGGAGCTGGCCGACGTCATCGCGGTCAACAAGGCCGACGGCGAGCACGCGGGCGAGGCGCGGGTGACGGCGCGCGAGCTGGCGGTCGCGATGCGGCTCATGTTCGGTCCCGACGAAGGACGGCCCCAGGTGCTCACCTGCTCGGCGCTGACCGGTGACGGTCTCGACGAGGTGTGGCAGGCCGTGGTCGACCACGGTGATCGGCTGCGGTCCGCAGGCACCCTCGAGGAGCGGCGGCGTCGCCAGCAGGTGGACTGGCTGCGGGCCGTCGTGCAGGACGAGCTGCAGCTGGTGCTGTCCGGTCCTGGGCACGCCGGCAGGGCCACCCGGGCCGCGGAGCAGGACGTGGAGTGCGGCACGCTCACCGTCCCCGAGGCCATGGAGCGGGTGCTGGCCGCTCTCGCCGGCGACCTGACCGAGCGAGCCCGAGGTCCGGCCCCCGGGTGA
- a CDS encoding superoxide dismutase, whose product MSIYALPDLPYDHAALEPYISGEIMELHHDKHHATYVKGINTAVEQLAEAREKGSFETLSTLEKNFAFHLGGHVNHSVFWANMSPDGGDRPTGDLAARLDEDFGSFDAFRAHFQAVALGVQGSGWSVLAWDLVAQRTYVVQHFDHQGNLPMCLVPLLVLDMWEHAYYLQYHNDKATFVEQWWNVVSWADVQERYARAAAQTTGLILP is encoded by the coding sequence ATGAGCATCTACGCGCTGCCGGACCTGCCCTACGACCATGCCGCCCTGGAGCCCTACATCTCGGGCGAGATCATGGAGCTGCACCACGACAAGCACCACGCGACCTACGTCAAGGGCATCAACACCGCCGTCGAGCAGCTCGCCGAGGCGCGGGAGAAGGGGTCCTTCGAGACGCTGTCGACCCTGGAGAAGAACTTCGCCTTCCACCTCGGTGGCCATGTCAACCACTCGGTGTTTTGGGCGAACATGTCGCCCGACGGGGGTGACAGGCCCACCGGTGACCTCGCGGCCCGCCTCGACGAGGACTTCGGCTCCTTCGACGCCTTCCGGGCCCACTTCCAGGCCGTCGCCCTCGGCGTCCAGGGATCGGGCTGGTCGGTGCTGGCCTGGGACCTGGTCGCGCAGCGCACGTACGTCGTCCAGCACTTCGACCACCAGGGCAACCTGCCGATGTGCCTGGTGCCGCTGCTCGTGCTGGACATGTGGGAGCACGCCTACTACCTGCAGTACCACAACGACAAGGCGACCTTCGTGGAGCAGTGGTGGAACGTCGTCAGCTGGGCCGACGTCCAGGAGCGCTACGCCCGGGCCGCCGCGCAGACCACCGGCCTGATCCTGCCGTGA
- a CDS encoding cation diffusion facilitator family transporter, translated as MGAGHHHHHGASSDGRARLAVTLALTTTVLVTQVVGAAWTGSLALLVDAAHMLTDSLGLVVALIAAVLMARPPSARRTWGWQRTEVIAAAAQASFLLVVGTYAIVEAVQRLIAPPQVAAQGLAVFGGVGLAANVLSLLVLAGGRGHNLNMRAAFLEVASDALGSVAVLVAAAVIILTGWQRADPVAGLVVATLIVPRALSLLRETGTILLESTPAGLDLDEVRRHLAGQPHVLDVHDLHASTIASGLPVLTAHVVLDEECFTDGHGPQLLDRMLRCLASHHELTIEHCTLQFETPSLAAHHAEHLHA; from the coding sequence ATGGGCGCCGGACATCATCATCATCATGGAGCGTCGTCGGACGGCCGCGCCCGCCTGGCCGTGACGCTGGCCCTCACCACCACGGTGCTGGTCACCCAGGTCGTCGGTGCGGCCTGGACGGGCAGCCTCGCGCTGCTGGTCGACGCCGCCCACATGCTCACCGACTCGCTGGGGCTCGTCGTCGCCCTGATCGCCGCCGTGCTGATGGCTCGCCCGCCGTCGGCCCGTCGCACCTGGGGATGGCAGCGGACCGAGGTGATCGCCGCCGCGGCGCAGGCCTCGTTCCTGCTCGTCGTCGGGACCTACGCCATCGTCGAGGCCGTCCAGCGGTTGATCGCCCCGCCGCAGGTGGCGGCGCAGGGACTGGCGGTGTTCGGCGGTGTCGGCCTGGCTGCCAACGTCCTCTCGCTGCTCGTGCTGGCCGGGGGCCGAGGACACAACCTGAACATGCGGGCGGCCTTCCTCGAGGTCGCGAGCGACGCGCTGGGCTCGGTGGCCGTGCTCGTCGCTGCTGCCGTGATCATCCTCACCGGTTGGCAGCGCGCCGACCCGGTCGCCGGGCTGGTCGTCGCCACGCTGATCGTGCCGCGCGCCCTCTCGCTGCTCCGTGAGACCGGAACCATCCTGCTGGAGTCCACCCCGGCCGGGCTCGACCTGGACGAGGTGCGCCGCCACCTGGCCGGCCAGCCGCACGTGCTGGACGTCCACGACCTGCATGCCTCCACCATCGCCAGCGGCCTGCCGGTCCTCACCGCCCACGTCGTCCTCGACGAGGAGTGCTTCACCGACGGGCACGGGCCCCAGCTGCTCGACCGGATGCTCCGCTGCCTGGCCTCCCACCACGAGCTCACCATCGAGCACTGCACCCTGCAGTTCGAGACCCCCTCCCTGGCCGCCCACCACGCGGAGCACCTCCACGCCTGA
- a CDS encoding DUF6394 family protein — protein MNLEKVIFGFFVLLAATVNFGFVVGDLGSPDMHNIWELYAAIVVNVVALVLKFGDRTQIGATHLATSLVAVLQLIGAAVLYIYFTQSHSEAITGPEIASVVSLACGALLANLVSVVLLVAETVSFRRR, from the coding sequence GTGAATCTCGAGAAGGTCATCTTCGGCTTCTTCGTGCTGCTCGCCGCGACCGTGAACTTCGGCTTCGTGGTGGGCGACCTGGGCAGCCCGGACATGCACAACATCTGGGAGCTGTATGCCGCGATCGTGGTCAACGTGGTCGCGCTGGTCCTCAAGTTCGGGGACCGCACCCAGATCGGGGCCACCCACCTGGCGACGAGCCTGGTCGCCGTGCTGCAGCTGATCGGTGCCGCGGTGCTCTACATCTACTTCACCCAGTCCCACTCCGAGGCCATCACCGGCCCGGAGATCGCCTCGGTGGTCTCGCTCGCGTGCGGCGCACTGCTCGCCAACCTCGTCTCCGTGGTGCTCCTGGTCGCCGAGACCGTGTCCTTCCGTCGGCGCTGA
- a CDS encoding NAD-binding protein, which yields MTNPLLLFLARPSTRRRGVRGPRERVRVPTEVPSTDAIFLVLRRMRTPLIVLVAILSISVLGLALIPGKDGTRLSPFDAFYFISYTATTIGFGEIVPFTATQRLWVTLSIYGTVVGWAYAIGTLLTLLQDAGFREAVATQRFRRRVLRMKEPFFVVAGYGRSGQAVVAQLDEAGRRVVVVETDRDSADKLACDQLQNDVPVLDADASLPGVMGLAGLGLPTCEGVIALTDDDTVNLAVVMTVDLLRPGLPVLARCHSRSYEERMHDFSAAAVINPSDRFGGYLVLAIQRPATFRLVAWLMSPAGALLQEPQERTRQGRWVVAAEGAFRDEIAHDLRRAGEEVEIVDPRDGYHDLAGARGLVAGSESDTLNLAIAEHARIVDPEIYVCVRQHATSRRVLVEALDVDSVFVPSELVAAEVLARVVTPTFWSCMEHLMTRPEEESEAVLARLVQACGRRAPHRELVVVDHREAPALTRWLRRGQPFAIRDLLRDPEDRDARLGAVVLVVERDGHQHLLPDTDFQLEVGDRVLLAGRAHALDGLTPTLLQETAVEYAATGREVPGTWVGRLLARR from the coding sequence ATGACCAACCCGCTGCTGCTGTTCCTCGCCCGCCCGTCGACGCGCCGTCGGGGGGTGCGGGGTCCGCGCGAGCGGGTGCGGGTGCCTACCGAGGTGCCGTCGACCGACGCGATCTTCCTGGTGCTGCGGCGGATGCGCACGCCGCTGATCGTGCTGGTCGCGATCCTGTCGATCTCCGTCCTCGGGCTGGCGCTGATCCCCGGCAAGGACGGCACGCGGCTGTCGCCGTTCGACGCGTTCTACTTCATCTCCTACACCGCGACCACCATCGGCTTCGGCGAGATCGTGCCCTTCACGGCGACGCAGCGGCTGTGGGTGACGCTGTCGATCTACGGCACGGTCGTCGGGTGGGCCTACGCCATCGGCACGCTGCTGACGCTCCTCCAGGACGCGGGCTTCCGCGAGGCCGTGGCCACCCAGCGGTTCCGGCGCCGGGTGCTGCGGATGAAGGAGCCCTTCTTCGTGGTCGCGGGCTACGGCCGGTCCGGGCAGGCGGTGGTGGCGCAGCTCGACGAGGCCGGGCGGCGGGTCGTCGTGGTGGAGACCGACCGGGACTCCGCCGACAAGCTCGCCTGCGACCAGCTGCAGAACGACGTGCCGGTCCTGGACGCCGACGCCTCCCTGCCCGGGGTGATGGGTCTGGCCGGTCTCGGCCTGCCGACCTGCGAGGGCGTCATCGCACTCACCGACGACGACACGGTCAACCTCGCCGTCGTCATGACCGTGGACCTGCTGCGGCCCGGGCTGCCCGTCCTCGCCCGCTGCCACTCGCGCAGCTACGAGGAGCGGATGCACGACTTCTCGGCCGCGGCCGTGATCAACCCGAGCGACCGTTTCGGTGGCTACCTGGTGCTGGCGATCCAGCGGCCCGCGACCTTCCGCCTGGTCGCCTGGCTGATGAGCCCCGCCGGAGCGCTGCTGCAGGAGCCGCAGGAGCGCACGCGGCAGGGACGTTGGGTCGTGGCCGCCGAGGGGGCCTTCCGCGACGAGATCGCCCACGACCTGCGCCGGGCCGGGGAGGAGGTCGAGATCGTGGACCCGCGCGACGGCTACCACGACCTGGCCGGGGCGCGAGGCCTGGTCGCCGGCTCGGAGTCGGACACCCTCAACCTGGCCATCGCCGAGCACGCCCGCATCGTCGACCCGGAGATCTACGTCTGCGTCCGGCAGCACGCCACCTCCCGGCGGGTTCTCGTGGAGGCGCTCGACGTCGACAGCGTCTTCGTCCCCAGCGAGCTCGTGGCGGCGGAGGTGCTCGCCCGCGTGGTGACGCCGACCTTCTGGAGCTGCATGGAGCACCTGATGACGCGGCCGGAGGAGGAGTCCGAGGCGGTCCTCGCGCGGCTCGTCCAAGCCTGCGGTCGGCGGGCACCGCACCGCGAGCTGGTGGTCGTCGACCATCGGGAGGCTCCCGCCCTGACGCGGTGGCTGCGGCGGGGTCAGCCTTTCGCCATACGCGACCTGCTGCGCGACCCCGAGGACCGCGACGCCCGGCTGGGTGCGGTGGTGCTGGTCGTCGAGCGCGACGGCCACCAGCACCTGCTGCCGGACACCGACTTCCAGCTCGAGGTGGGCGACCGGGTCCTGCTCGCCGGGCGGGCCCACGCGCTGGACGGGCTCACCCCGACGCTGCTGCAGGAGACCGCGGTGGAGTATGCCGCGACCGGGCGCGAGGTCCCTGGCACCTGGGTGGGCCGCCTGCTCGCCCGCCGCTGA